The following coding sequences are from one Leptolyngbya sp. NIES-3755 window:
- a CDS encoding hypothetical protein (similar to AA sequence:cyanobase_aa:AM1_3108), whose protein sequence is MGIDIFWWFYKVEPANFEAVQSEFQQAAQGVSRLPEVSILAPRPKAPPVTQDYIDSVVEGSLTGGDLTLHFCHEPFSSIAYQILETETPLLPGNCIEMVILSRVAPPVILLMGIGYERFSQLPGYLGNMLIHPNEVEQTIELVSQVLDVDWESYFEKAKLGLDYAGFDDHATEDVSQVLQALPTALEQAKSEGTGLLAVTSWGIP, encoded by the coding sequence GTGGGTATCGATATTTTTTGGTGGTTTTACAAGGTTGAGCCAGCAAATTTTGAAGCTGTACAATCAGAATTTCAACAAGCTGCCCAGGGAGTTTCCAGGCTTCCAGAAGTTTCGATCTTAGCCCCTCGCCCCAAAGCACCTCCTGTCACTCAAGACTATATTGATTCTGTAGTAGAAGGTTCGCTCACTGGTGGAGATTTGACCCTACACTTTTGTCACGAGCCGTTCTCATCGATCGCTTATCAAATCCTAGAAACGGAAACTCCCCTACTGCCTGGGAATTGTATCGAGATGGTCATTCTGTCGCGTGTAGCACCACCAGTGATTCTTTTGATGGGAATTGGTTATGAGCGATTTTCACAACTTCCAGGCTATCTCGGTAATATGTTGATTCACCCTAACGAGGTTGAGCAAACGATCGAGTTAGTCTCTCAGGTTCTCGACGTAGATTGGGAGAGCTATTTTGAAAAAGCAAAGCTAGGTTTAGACTATGCAGGGTTTGATGATCATGCCACTGAGGATGTCTCACAGGTTCTTCAAGCGCTTCCAACTGCTCTAGAGCAAGCAAAGAGCGAGGGCACTGGTCTTCTAGCGGTAACATCGTGGGGGATTCCTTGA
- a CDS encoding endonuclease (similar to AA sequence:cyanobase_aa:PCC8801_0260) — MGCDRKCNSVKPDIAAIQESSAEAKTELSQRLKNFPFSYRTSGGGLTIFSRFPLISPERKGFKNGSALITSLNINQKTVQLIAVHPSVPVKPSTFKRRNAFLAELRTYLQQQPRILLGDFNLTPWSPYYSELLNNTGLHNTRLGFGIEPSWIESATYVHHPNWVTALVKIPIDHIFVTRDFKVSNCQTMKAANSDHRMLWSDLSL; from the coding sequence ATGGGATGCGATCGCAAATGCAATTCAGTCAAACCTGATATCGCTGCAATCCAAGAAAGCAGTGCTGAAGCAAAAACAGAACTATCTCAACGATTAAAGAACTTTCCTTTTTCTTATCGGACTTCTGGCGGCGGTTTAACGATCTTTAGCCGATTCCCACTGATCTCCCCTGAGCGAAAAGGCTTCAAAAACGGCTCTGCTCTCATCACATCTTTGAACATCAATCAGAAAACAGTTCAGTTGATTGCAGTACACCCTTCTGTACCCGTCAAACCCAGTACATTCAAACGACGCAATGCTTTCCTCGCTGAGCTTAGAACTTATTTGCAGCAACAACCCCGAATCCTTTTAGGTGATTTCAATCTCACGCCTTGGTCTCCCTACTATTCCGAACTTCTGAATAATACAGGTTTGCACAATACGCGCTTGGGCTTTGGGATAGAACCTTCTTGGATTGAATCTGCAACTTATGTGCATCATCCCAATTGGGTTACAGCTTTGGTAAAAATCCCGATCGATCATATCTTCGTAACTCGCGATTTCAAAGTCTCGAACTGTCAAACCATGAAAGCTGCAAATTCAGATCATCGAATGTTGTGGAGCGATTTGAGTCTTTAA
- a CDS encoding tryptophan synthase, alpha subunit (similar to AA sequence:cyanobase_aa:LBDG_20950): MASVSECFERLRDQGRCALIPFLTAGDPDLETTAQALQILDRSGADLIELGVPYSDPLADGPVIQAAATRSLFNGTRLDDVLQLVKQVSPSLRSPIILFTYYNPILNRGIETFLKEISEAGAKGLVVPDLPLEEAETLLRPAKEFGIDLTLLVAPTSPSERIAAIAQQSQGFIYLVSTTGVTGMRSQMESRVKDLIAELRQVTDKAIGVGFGISQPEQARQVMNWGADAAIVGSAFVKRLSEGSPAEGLKAIEEFCQTLRSAIAAD; the protein is encoded by the coding sequence ATGGCTTCAGTGTCGGAATGCTTTGAGCGACTGCGGGATCAGGGTCGGTGTGCGTTGATTCCTTTTTTGACTGCCGGAGATCCGGATTTGGAGACGACTGCTCAGGCGTTGCAGATTCTCGATCGCTCTGGAGCCGATTTGATCGAGTTAGGCGTTCCGTATTCTGATCCGCTGGCAGATGGTCCGGTGATTCAAGCGGCAGCGACTCGATCGCTCTTCAATGGAACTCGGTTAGATGATGTCTTGCAACTGGTGAAGCAAGTTTCGCCAAGTTTGCGATCGCCAATCATTCTCTTCACTTATTACAATCCGATTCTGAATCGCGGGATTGAAACCTTTTTGAAAGAAATCTCTGAAGCAGGAGCGAAAGGTTTAGTGGTTCCGGATTTACCGCTTGAAGAAGCTGAAACGCTGTTGCGTCCGGCAAAAGAGTTTGGCATTGATTTAACGCTATTAGTTGCTCCAACCAGTCCATCAGAGCGAATTGCCGCGATCGCACAACAGTCTCAAGGATTTATCTATCTTGTGAGTACAACGGGTGTCACGGGAATGCGATCGCAAATGGAATCGCGTGTCAAAGATTTGATTGCAGAATTGCGCCAAGTGACTGATAAAGCGATCGGCGTTGGATTTGGAATTTCGCAACCAGAACAAGCGCGGCAAGTGATGAACTGGGGAGCAGATGCAGCGATCGTTGGAAGTGCATTTGTGAAACGATTATCTGAAGGGTCGCCTGCGGAGGGATTGAAAGCGATCGAGGAATTTTGTCAGACGCTGAGAAGTGCGATCGCGGCGGATTAA
- a CDS encoding putative diguanylate phosphodiesterase with response regulator receiver modulation (similar to AA sequence:cyanobase_aa:LBDG_09750) — protein sequence MKTILVIEDEQTVRESILDLLEAEGFHGIGGENGNVGVQLAQEHHPDLILCDVTMPDLDGFSVLAQLRKSPDTAGIPFIFLSARSTKSDQRQGMELGADDYLTKPCTATDLLGAVSGRLAKYEALAERLAKKVEATRAEKPEISIDSIPPEVLPMSGTRDGLLNHFYQELRNPLSTINMTLHLLKLERIGHESTIATVQREYGRELAVLQEVFKLQEYLMPESAELLRNCNLVRLMSEERV from the coding sequence ATGAAAACAATTCTCGTAATTGAAGATGAGCAAACGGTTCGAGAGTCGATCTTGGATTTACTAGAGGCTGAAGGCTTTCATGGGATTGGTGGAGAAAACGGTAATGTTGGGGTGCAATTGGCACAAGAGCATCATCCGGATCTGATTCTCTGTGACGTGACGATGCCGGATCTGGATGGCTTTTCTGTCCTCGCCCAACTCCGAAAGTCTCCCGATACGGCTGGAATTCCCTTCATTTTTCTCTCCGCCCGCAGCACCAAGTCTGATCAGCGCCAAGGAATGGAACTCGGTGCTGACGACTATTTGACGAAGCCTTGTACTGCGACAGATCTACTTGGAGCGGTGTCGGGTCGATTGGCGAAATATGAAGCACTCGCAGAACGGTTAGCCAAAAAAGTAGAAGCAACCAGAGCGGAAAAACCCGAAATCAGTATAGATTCGATTCCACCCGAAGTGCTGCCAATGTCTGGAACGCGAGATGGATTGCTGAATCATTTTTACCAGGAGCTTCGCAATCCGCTTTCGACGATCAATATGACGCTGCATTTATTAAAGTTGGAGCGAATCGGACATGAATCAACGATCGCAACAGTGCAGCGAGAATATGGTCGCGAATTGGCGGTTTTGCAAGAGGTGTTCAAGCTTCAGGAATATTTGATGCCAGAGAGTGCGGAATTGTTGAGAAACTGCAATTTGGTGCGATTGATGAGCGAAGAGAGAGTTTAA
- a CDS encoding ribulose-phosphate 3-epimerase (similar to AA sequence:cyanobase_aa:LBDG_09760), whose translation MSNKPIVIAPSILSADFSRLGDEIRAVDAAGADWIHVDVMDGRFVPNITIGPLIVEAIRPVTQKPLDVHLMIVEPEKYVGDFAKAGADHIYVHAEHNASPHLHRTLGQIKEYGKKAGVVLNPGSPLELIEYVLELCDLVLIMSVNPGFGGQSFIPGVLPKIRKLRQMCDERGLDPWIEVDGGLKANNTWQVIEAGANAIVAGSAVFNAPDYATAIEGIRNSKRPTPELATV comes from the coding sequence ATGTCCAATAAACCGATCGTCATTGCACCTTCGATTCTTTCTGCTGATTTTAGTCGGTTGGGCGACGAAATTCGCGCCGTTGATGCTGCTGGAGCCGATTGGATTCACGTCGATGTCATGGATGGTCGGTTTGTCCCGAACATTACGATCGGTCCTTTGATCGTGGAGGCGATTCGCCCCGTGACCCAAAAGCCGCTCGATGTTCACTTGATGATTGTAGAGCCTGAAAAGTATGTCGGTGACTTTGCCAAAGCGGGAGCCGATCATATTTACGTTCACGCAGAACATAATGCTTCACCGCACTTGCACCGGACTTTGGGACAAATCAAGGAATACGGCAAAAAAGCGGGTGTCGTGCTCAATCCGGGTAGCCCTTTGGAATTGATCGAGTACGTGTTGGAACTGTGTGACCTCGTACTGATTATGAGCGTCAACCCTGGATTCGGTGGGCAGAGCTTTATTCCGGGTGTGTTGCCGAAGATTCGTAAGTTGCGCCAAATGTGCGATGAGCGTGGACTTGATCCGTGGATTGAAGTGGATGGTGGCTTGAAGGCGAATAACACCTGGCAAGTGATTGAAGCGGGTGCGAATGCGATCGTGGCAGGTTCAGCGGTGTTCAATGCTCCGGACTATGCAACTGCGATCGAAGGAATTCGCAATAGCAAGCGTCCGACCCCGGAACTGGCAACGGTTTAA
- a CDS encoding peptidase S8/S53 subtilisin kexin sedolisin (similar to AA sequence:cyanobase_aa:LBDG_09770) — translation MKWWVGLSGVFVAVTAQAMPVAESSIGKEGIDALRLQQAPYNLTGRKIAIGQVEIGRPPQFGIDKAANTNQVITLTRVFFRNQPAKTNTNLDTHAAQVASVMIGDSKAVRGVAPDARLFSSAAATPQRSGQAEECLASQQIALQNGGDVRAINFSFGESLQQDPRPNARLDGNALLTQCIDWLALKYNSLFIIAGNQGKGGIPIPTDNYNGMVISFTRRVGEDYSKIDFSNIGDTNPRIFKRNDGVETSLGNRRSLSLTAPGSKINVANLKGEQTTSIGSSFAAPHVTATVALLQEFGDRQLRTSCKGGCKLPWTTDSRRHEVMKAVLMNSADKLQDKGDGRLLGMSRTIFEKDNKTWTDSDAYKNRKVPLNIQMGAGQLNAFRAYQQFSAGQWKPGKAVPAIGWNYDKIGTNQTVQDYILDRPLLQGSYVSATLTWDRLVELNDRNKNGNFDQGETFRDRGLNKLDLYLMRAEDTDIRKSIWSSVSDVDSVQHIFYPVPATGRYKIRVVFRQQVSTPIQSYGLAWWSAPSQK, via the coding sequence ATGAAGTGGTGGGTTGGATTGAGCGGCGTATTCGTGGCAGTGACGGCACAAGCAATGCCTGTCGCAGAATCATCGATCGGGAAAGAGGGCATTGACGCACTGCGACTTCAGCAGGCTCCTTATAATCTGACGGGAAGAAAGATTGCGATCGGGCAAGTCGAAATCGGGCGACCTCCACAATTTGGCATCGATAAAGCCGCGAATACGAATCAGGTGATTACGCTCACTCGCGTCTTTTTCCGCAATCAACCCGCCAAAACTAACACCAATTTAGACACTCATGCGGCTCAAGTTGCCAGCGTCATGATCGGAGACAGTAAAGCAGTAAGGGGAGTCGCTCCAGATGCCCGATTGTTTTCTTCTGCGGCGGCAACTCCTCAACGCAGTGGACAAGCTGAAGAATGTTTGGCATCTCAGCAGATCGCGTTACAGAATGGTGGCGATGTGCGAGCGATCAATTTCAGCTTTGGGGAATCGTTGCAGCAAGATCCACGTCCGAATGCTCGATTAGATGGAAATGCGCTACTGACACAATGTATTGATTGGTTGGCGCTCAAATACAATTCGCTGTTCATCATTGCAGGCAACCAAGGGAAAGGCGGTATTCCGATTCCGACTGATAACTACAATGGCATGGTGATTTCCTTCACGCGCCGAGTCGGAGAGGACTATTCAAAGATCGATTTCTCCAATATTGGCGATACCAATCCGCGTATTTTCAAGCGCAATGACGGAGTTGAGACCAGTTTGGGCAATCGTCGATCGCTCTCTCTCACGGCTCCCGGCAGCAAAATTAATGTCGCCAATCTCAAAGGAGAGCAAACCACCTCGATCGGGTCAAGTTTCGCCGCTCCACACGTCACTGCAACTGTGGCATTGTTGCAGGAATTTGGCGATCGACAACTCCGCACCAGTTGTAAAGGTGGCTGCAAACTTCCCTGGACAACCGATTCCCGCAGACACGAAGTGATGAAAGCAGTTTTGATGAATTCGGCTGACAAACTTCAAGATAAAGGCGATGGTCGCTTGCTCGGAATGTCGCGCACGATTTTTGAGAAAGATAATAAAACCTGGACTGATTCTGATGCTTATAAAAATCGTAAAGTTCCACTGAATATTCAAATGGGTGCGGGTCAATTGAATGCGTTCCGGGCGTATCAGCAATTCAGTGCAGGACAATGGAAACCTGGTAAAGCCGTTCCTGCGATCGGATGGAACTATGACAAAATTGGAACCAATCAAACGGTGCAAGATTACATCCTCGATCGACCATTACTTCAAGGCAGCTATGTATCTGCAACTTTGACTTGGGATCGACTGGTGGAATTGAACGATCGAAACAAGAACGGTAATTTTGATCAAGGGGAAACGTTTCGCGATCGGGGTCTGAACAAACTCGATCTCTATCTCATGCGGGCAGAAGATACCGATATTCGCAAAAGTATCTGGTCATCGGTCAGCGATGTCGATAGTGTTCAGCACATTTTCTACCCTGTGCCTGCCACCGGACGTTATAAAATTCGAGTGGTTTTCCGTCAGCAAGTCAGTACGCCAATACAATCTTATGGTTTGGCTTGGTGGTCGGCTCCGTCTCAAAAATAG
- a CDS encoding PilT protein domain protein (similar to AA sequence:cyanobase_aa:PCC7424_5555): protein MGSAQGEIRPLKVLVDTNVLIDIALQRQPFFQDSDRAFALIEQRRAEGFISATTYSDLYYIIRKTQGHDWTLRFLRRLSIICQIATVDQAVISLALSLGFPDFEDAIQYATAIETQLDGILTRDTQGFAQASIQIFTPTPFIQAVT, encoded by the coding sequence ATGGGAAGCGCTCAAGGAGAAATACGACCTTTGAAAGTTTTAGTGGACACGAATGTTTTAATCGACATTGCGCTTCAACGACAGCCGTTTTTCCAGGATAGCGATCGTGCTTTCGCATTGATTGAGCAAAGACGTGCGGAGGGCTTTATTTCTGCAACAACATACAGCGATTTGTATTACATCATTCGCAAAACTCAAGGACATGATTGGACGCTGAGGTTTCTGAGGCGATTATCAATCATTTGCCAAATTGCAACCGTCGATCAAGCTGTGATTTCGCTGGCTCTATCGCTTGGATTCCCCGATTTTGAGGATGCAATCCAGTACGCAACTGCGATCGAGACTCAACTTGATGGCATTCTAACTCGCGATACACAAGGATTTGCTCAAGCCTCAATTCAGATTTTTACACCAACCCCATTCATTCAAGCGGTAACTTAA
- a CDS encoding proteinase inhibitor I4 serpin (similar to AA sequence:cyanobase_aa:LBDG_09780): MKTIQLKRSGIALFAIVLAISAISCSGSANSQSPKPEIKNNQIAQQVQPVNPKIVEANTRFGFKLFSEILKKDGKENVFVSPSSVAIALSMAYNGANGETKSAMARALEFQGMTLEEVNQAHRNLKAALEKADPKVQLSIANSLWARQGVSFNPGFLDRNAKFYDAKVTSLNFDQPAAVEEINGWVKESTNGKISKIVDRINPDDVMFLMNAIYFKGKWAHEFDKGNTENRPFTLFNGSKKQVPLMKRQGNYRYLETNQFQAISLPYGDERLSMYVFLPKSNLATFQKSLTAQNWQTWMKQFSAREGQIQLPRFKMDYDVELKEALSALGMGIAFDNAADFSGLSKGTTKIDQVKHKTFVEVNEEGTEAAAVTSVGIVATSIRVQEEPFRMIVDRPFFSAIRDNQTGEILFMGSIVNPE; this comes from the coding sequence ATGAAAACAATTCAATTGAAACGATCGGGAATTGCTTTATTTGCGATCGTGCTTGCAATTAGCGCAATTTCTTGTTCGGGTTCTGCCAATTCACAAAGCCCAAAACCAGAGATTAAAAATAACCAAATTGCTCAACAAGTTCAGCCTGTGAATCCAAAAATTGTCGAAGCTAATACGAGATTCGGGTTCAAATTGTTTTCTGAAATTCTCAAGAAAGATGGGAAAGAAAACGTTTTTGTGTCGCCTTCGAGTGTTGCGATCGCGCTTTCAATGGCATACAACGGCGCAAACGGTGAAACCAAATCCGCGATGGCAAGAGCGCTCGAATTCCAAGGCATGACGCTTGAAGAAGTTAACCAAGCGCATCGTAACTTAAAAGCAGCATTAGAGAAAGCTGATCCGAAAGTACAGTTGTCGATCGCAAATTCACTTTGGGCGAGACAAGGTGTTTCTTTTAATCCAGGGTTTCTCGATCGTAATGCCAAATTCTACGATGCTAAAGTGACCTCTCTCAATTTTGATCAACCTGCTGCGGTTGAGGAAATCAATGGCTGGGTGAAAGAAAGTACGAATGGCAAAATTTCAAAAATTGTCGATCGTATTAATCCTGATGATGTGATGTTCTTGATGAATGCGATCTATTTCAAAGGCAAATGGGCGCACGAATTCGATAAAGGCAATACAGAAAATCGCCCATTCACGCTATTCAATGGCTCAAAAAAACAAGTGCCTTTGATGAAGCGACAAGGCAATTATCGTTATCTTGAAACCAATCAATTTCAAGCAATTAGTCTGCCCTACGGGGATGAACGTTTGAGCATGTATGTGTTCCTTCCAAAATCGAATCTTGCTACTTTTCAGAAGTCCTTAACGGCTCAGAATTGGCAGACTTGGATGAAGCAATTTAGCGCTCGTGAAGGACAGATTCAATTGCCCCGATTCAAGATGGATTACGATGTCGAACTGAAAGAGGCGCTATCTGCTCTCGGAATGGGAATTGCATTCGATAACGCTGCCGATTTCTCTGGACTTAGCAAAGGAACGACGAAGATCGATCAGGTTAAACATAAAACCTTTGTAGAAGTGAACGAAGAAGGCACAGAAGCAGCGGCTGTCACTTCGGTTGGCATTGTTGCGACTTCGATTCGAGTTCAAGAAGAACCATTCAGAATGATTGTCGATCGACCATTCTTCTCTGCAATTCGAGACAATCAAACAGGTGAAATTTTGTTTATGGGATCGATCGTGAATCCGGAGTAA
- a CDS encoding hypothetical protein (similar to AA sequence:cyanobase_aa:PCC7424_5554) → MATYKLKGKVDANGRLVVTEVIDLPPGDVEIFVLQTQQAEIPRLQTTANSNGYQTQAFRDLWETSQPVPDDFDADEARWEALKEKYDL, encoded by the coding sequence ATGGCAACTTACAAACTTAAAGGAAAAGTGGATGCCAATGGACGGTTAGTGGTTACAGAAGTGATCGATCTTCCTCCTGGCGATGTTGAGATTTTCGTGCTTCAGACTCAGCAAGCGGAAATTCCTCGACTTCAAACTACAGCAAATTCAAACGGGTATCAAACTCAAGCCTTCCGCGATTTGTGGGAAACGTCTCAGCCTGTGCCAGATGATTTTGATGCAGATGAAGCAAGATGGGAAGCGCTCAAGGAGAAATACGACCTTTGA
- a CDS encoding hypothetical protein (hypothetical protein Npun_F6621;~similar to AA sequence:cyanobase_aa:LBDG_20970) produces the protein MDVALLYLALGGAYLVVVPLIIFFYLKTRWYVASSVERGFMYFMVFLYFPGMLLLAPFLNFRPKARQIEA, from the coding sequence ATGGACGTAGCACTTCTATACCTCGCTCTGGGCGGCGCTTACCTTGTGGTTGTGCCGTTAATCATCTTCTTCTACCTCAAAACGCGCTGGTATGTGGCAAGCTCAGTCGAGCGGGGATTTATGTATTTCATGGTGTTCCTTTATTTTCCAGGAATGCTCTTGCTTGCGCCGTTCTTGAATTTCAGACCGAAAGCGCGGCAGATTGAAGCGTAA
- a CDS encoding response regulator receiver sensor signal transduction histidine kinase (similar to AA sequence:cyanobase_aa:PCC7424_1114) → MSTARVLVVEDESIIALDIQTSLQNAGYQVVSIATCAEEALNDTAVLQPDLVLMDIRLRGEMDGVETAEQIRQTWQLPVIFLTAHADENTLLRAKKTQPFGYILKPFEDRELITMIEIALSRHKAESLIKTALRKEKEINELKSRFVSVVSHEFRNPLNTILFSTELLQRYGNQISDQKKETYLDRIQGSVKRMNDLLSDVLTVGETEAGKLQFSPQPLDVIRFCKELVDEFHLSDRGKSQINFSFRQTSDHDRPSLPLLDERLLRHILTNLLSNALKYSPSGDPIEFKLNLSDRTAIFRIQDHGIGIPKVDQIDLFQSFHRASNAKTIPGTGLGLSIVKQCVDLHGGAIGVESEENQGTLFTVTLPLDRQSTDENNSRN, encoded by the coding sequence ATGTCTACTGCCAGGGTGCTCGTCGTTGAAGACGAAAGTATTATCGCGCTAGATATCCAAACGAGCTTACAAAATGCCGGATATCAAGTTGTGTCGATCGCGACTTGTGCTGAGGAGGCACTGAACGATACAGCCGTATTACAACCGGATTTAGTATTAATGGATATTCGGTTGCGAGGCGAAATGGATGGCGTTGAAACCGCTGAACAAATTCGTCAAACTTGGCAACTTCCAGTGATTTTCCTGACGGCTCACGCGGATGAAAATACATTATTAAGAGCGAAAAAGACTCAGCCTTTCGGCTATATTCTAAAGCCTTTTGAGGATCGAGAACTAATCACGATGATTGAAATTGCTCTCTCTCGTCATAAGGCAGAATCTCTAATCAAAACTGCCCTGAGAAAAGAAAAAGAAATCAACGAATTAAAATCGCGATTTGTCTCGGTTGTTTCTCACGAATTTCGCAATCCTCTGAATACAATCCTATTTTCAACTGAGCTACTTCAACGATACGGCAATCAAATTTCAGACCAAAAGAAAGAGACGTATCTCGATCGCATTCAAGGTTCAGTCAAACGCATGAATGACCTTTTATCTGATGTTCTAACCGTCGGAGAAACTGAAGCGGGAAAGCTGCAATTTAGTCCTCAGCCACTTGATGTGATTCGATTTTGCAAAGAACTGGTTGATGAATTTCATTTAAGCGATCGAGGAAAAAGCCAAATCAATTTCTCATTTCGCCAAACTTCAGATCACGATCGTCCCTCGCTTCCTTTACTCGACGAACGCTTGTTGCGCCATATTCTAACGAACCTACTCTCGAATGCTCTGAAATATTCACCCAGCGGTGATCCAATCGAATTCAAGCTGAATTTAAGCGATCGAACTGCAATTTTTCGGATTCAGGATCACGGCATCGGAATTCCTAAAGTCGATCAAATTGATCTCTTTCAATCTTTCCACCGGGCAAGCAACGCTAAGACGATACCTGGAACCGGATTAGGCTTATCGATCGTCAAACAATGCGTCGATTTGCACGGGGGTGCGATCGGTGTGGAAAGTGAAGAAAATCAGGGCACTCTATTCACTGTCACGCTACCGTTAGATAGGCAGTCCACGGATGAAAACAATTCTCGTAATTGA
- a CDS encoding hypothetical protein (similar to AA sequence:cyanobase_aa:Tery_4494) has protein sequence MRRIDAIGITFGVFLAGGLAFLVLQGAGLDSISAGIWSQLLLVGGLIGWLASYLFRVVSKNMTYNQQLREYEDAVLQKRLEELTPEELEKLQAEIEQEKQGS, from the coding sequence ATGCGACGAATTGATGCGATCGGGATTACGTTTGGTGTGTTTTTAGCTGGCGGACTTGCGTTTCTGGTACTTCAGGGCGCAGGTCTCGACAGCATTAGCGCGGGAATTTGGAGTCAGTTGCTCTTGGTCGGCGGCTTGATTGGCTGGTTGGCGAGTTACCTGTTTCGGGTCGTGTCGAAGAATATGACCTACAATCAGCAGCTTCGAGAGTATGAGGATGCGGTGTTGCAGAAGCGCTTGGAAGAATTGACTCCCGAAGAATTAGAAAAGCTTCAGGCAGAGATCGAACAGGAAAAGCAAGGTTCTTAA